One window of the Bartonella bacilliformis KC583 genome contains the following:
- a CDS encoding DHA2 family efflux MFS transporter permease subunit → MKNSTPSSSDVDVQERIGMRKIVAFIAMTVGMFMAILDIQIVSSSLAEIQAGLSASSNEISWVQTSYLIAEVIMLPLSGFLGRLLSTRVLFSVSAAGFTIASILCATATSIEQMIVYRALQGFIGGGIIPCVFVASYIMFPPSKRPIISPIIGLVATLAPTIGPTVGGYVSHALSWHWLFLINVPFGIIISILAWKLIDFDKADPSLLAKFDWWGLISMALFLGSLEYVLEEGAHRDWFNDNLVFSFFIIMVLSASVFFWRVFNVKEPIVDLTAFSNFNFSISTIFAFMLGIGLYGLTYLYPVYLSQIRHYDALMIGKTLFISGLAMFFTAPLSGFLSARIDPRIMIAVGFAGFAWGTWLATSITDDWGFWELLWPQILRGSSMMLCMVPINNIAFGSLSPERMKNASGIFNLMRNLGGAVGLAIISTLITQRTNLHYERIAEAVQPGNIQATETLASFTKLFSFSTFDPQALALVQLFNMVYTQAAVMAFSDLFFMIFFLFSILTFLTFFLKKIPPSTNIRAEH, encoded by the coding sequence ATCGTAGCTTTTATTGCTATGACTGTTGGCATGTTTATGGCTATTTTGGATATCCAAATTGTTTCCTCATCTTTAGCTGAAATTCAAGCTGGTCTTTCAGCAAGCTCTAATGAAATTTCATGGGTTCAAACCTCCTATCTCATTGCAGAAGTCATTATGTTACCCCTTTCTGGCTTTTTAGGGCGTTTACTTTCAACACGGGTTTTATTCAGTGTATCAGCCGCTGGATTTACTATTGCCTCCATCCTTTGTGCAACAGCAACATCTATTGAACAGATGATTGTTTATCGAGCACTCCAAGGCTTTATCGGTGGAGGCATTATTCCTTGTGTTTTTGTTGCTTCCTATATCATGTTTCCTCCTTCGAAACGTCCAATTATTTCACCGATCATTGGACTGGTTGCAACATTAGCACCCACCATTGGTCCAACAGTGGGAGGATATGTCAGCCACGCCTTATCATGGCATTGGCTCTTTCTTATCAATGTACCCTTTGGAATCATTATTTCAATTTTAGCTTGGAAATTGATTGATTTTGATAAAGCAGATCCGTCTCTATTGGCTAAATTTGACTGGTGGGGACTTATTTCTATGGCACTCTTCCTGGGATCTTTAGAATATGTTTTAGAAGAGGGAGCACATCGTGATTGGTTCAATGATAATTTAGTATTTAGCTTTTTTATTATTATGGTTTTATCTGCTAGTGTATTCTTTTGGCGTGTTTTTAATGTAAAAGAACCAATTGTTGATCTTACTGCTTTTTCCAATTTTAATTTTTCAATCTCTACTATATTTGCCTTTATGCTTGGAATAGGCCTCTATGGCCTTACTTATTTATATCCTGTCTATTTAAGTCAAATTCGTCATTATGATGCACTCATGATTGGAAAAACGCTGTTTATTTCAGGTTTGGCTATGTTTTTTACTGCTCCTCTTTCTGGATTTCTTTCAGCACGAATCGATCCACGTATTATGATAGCTGTAGGATTTGCTGGCTTTGCATGGGGAACTTGGCTTGCTACCTCAATCACAGATGATTGGGGATTCTGGGAACTTTTGTGGCCTCAAATTCTTCGCGGTAGTTCTATGATGTTATGCATGGTTCCTATCAATAACATTGCTTTTGGATCCTTATCACCAGAACGGATGAAAAATGCTTCTGGGATTTTTAATTTAATGCGAAATCTTGGCGGTGCAGTAGGCCTTGCTATTATTAGCACTCTTATAACACAACGGACTAATCTCCATTATGAACGCATAGCTGAAGCCGTCCAACCTGGAAATATCCAAGCGACTGAAACACTTGCAAGCTTTACTAAACTTTTCAGCTTTTCTACTTTTGATCCACAAGCTCTTGCTTTAGTTCAACTTTTTAATATGGTTTACACACAAGCTGCAGTCATGGCTTTTAGTGATCTCTTTTTTATGATATTTTTTCTCTTTAGTATCTTAACTTTCTTAACTTTTTTTCTCAAAAAAATACCGCCATCCACCAATATCCGCGCAGAGCACTGA
- a CDS encoding type III PLP-dependent enzyme, which yields MATQRIRDFLSTHRSEGPCLVVDLDIVHENYLNFEKALPQSRIFYAVKANPAPEILRLLVSLGSSFDAASVAEIKMILESGATAERISFGNTIKKERDIASAHALGVSLYAVDCIEEVEKVARAAPGARVFCRVLTNGEGAEWPLSRKFGCVPAMAVDVLCRAHQLGLQAHGVSFHVGSQQTDLNAWDRALSDVAIVFERLEKEGIQLKLINMGGGFPTRYLHDVPTAQVCGVVIFDSLKKYFGNRIPETIIEPGRAMVGNAGVIRTEVVLISKKADNDNIRWVYLDVGKFNGLAETMDEAIRYPIETMRDDKAMEPCILAGPTCDSADVMYEKSLYLLPLSLTVGDELLIHGTGAYTATYASVAFNGFEPLRSYVI from the coding sequence ATGGCAACGCAACGTATTCGTGATTTTCTTTCAACACATCGTTCTGAAGGTCCGTGTTTGGTTGTGGACCTTGATATTGTCCATGAGAATTATTTGAATTTTGAAAAAGCTCTTCCACAGTCGCGCATTTTTTATGCGGTGAAGGCAAATCCCGCACCTGAAATTTTGCGCTTGCTTGTTTCTTTAGGATCATCTTTTGATGCAGCTTCTGTTGCAGAAATTAAAATGATTTTAGAATCAGGTGCAACGGCTGAGCGTATCTCTTTTGGGAATACCATTAAGAAGGAGCGTGATATTGCCTCTGCACATGCACTTGGTGTCTCGCTTTATGCCGTTGATTGCATTGAAGAAGTGGAAAAAGTGGCTCGTGCTGCACCGGGAGCTCGCGTATTTTGCCGAGTTCTTACCAATGGGGAAGGAGCCGAGTGGCCATTATCACGTAAATTTGGCTGCGTTCCTGCTATGGCAGTTGATGTATTGTGTCGGGCGCACCAATTAGGTTTACAGGCACATGGAGTTTCCTTTCATGTAGGATCACAGCAGACAGACCTGAATGCATGGGATCGTGCTCTCTCAGATGTGGCTATAGTTTTTGAGCGCCTGGAAAAAGAAGGAATTCAGTTGAAATTGATCAATATGGGAGGAGGATTTCCAACACGTTATTTACATGATGTTCCTACTGCACAAGTTTGTGGTGTTGTTATTTTTGATTCATTGAAAAAATATTTTGGCAATCGTATACCTGAAACAATTATAGAACCAGGGCGTGCAATGGTTGGTAATGCTGGGGTTATTCGCACAGAAGTTGTCCTGATATCCAAAAAAGCGGATAATGATAATATACGCTGGGTTTATCTTGATGTGGGTAAATTTAATGGCCTTGCTGAAACTATGGATGAAGCCATTCGTTATCCCATTGAGACAATGCGTGATGATAAAGCAATGGAGCCTTGTATTTTAGCGGGGCCTACGTGTGATTCGGCAGATGTTATGTATGAAAAATCACTTTATCTGTTGCCTCTATCTTTAACAGTGGGTGATGAATTGTTAATTCATGGGACCGGCGCTTATACAGCAACTTATGCATCTGTTGCTTTTAATGGTTTTGAACCTCTACGATCTTATGTAATTTAA